CAAGATAATGCCCGGTTGACGACAAAAGAATTGGCTTCCCGCGTCAGCCTATCGTCTACCCCCGTCTTCGAACGGCTTAAACGACTTGAGAACAACGGATACATAAAAAAATACATCGCTATATTGGATGCCGAAAAGCTAAACCAAGGCTTTATAGTATTCTGTAGGGTGAAGTTGAGGAGACTTAACCGGGATATTGCTGCCGAGTTTACCCGAATCATACAAGATATCCCAGAAGTAACCGAATGTTATAACATATCGGGGAGTTACGATTACTTATTAAAGATCCACTCCCCTAATATGAAATATTACCAAGAATTCATCCTCAATGTACTGGGGACTATCGACAGTCTAGGGTCGTTGGAAAGTACTTTTGTGATGAAGGAAGTAAAACATGAATATGGAATCCATATTTAAGATTTCTACATTGAATTCTTTACCCGGAAGTATGGTTTAGAGGTAGCTATAACTTTATATCATAAGGAATTGTAAACCAAAATTCGCTGCCTTTCCCTACTTCCGAACGAACACCGATGTCGCCTCCCAACCTTTTAACAATGGTCTCACAAATGGATAA
The genomic region above belongs to Parabacteroides pacaensis and contains:
- a CDS encoding Lrp/AsnC family transcriptional regulator, translating into MDTLDKTDLQILRTLQDNARLTTKELASRVSLSSTPVFERLKRLENNGYIKKYIAILDAEKLNQGFIVFCRVKLRRLNRDIAAEFTRIIQDIPEVTECYNISGSYDYLLKIHSPNMKYYQEFILNVLGTIDSLGSLESTFVMKEVKHEYGIHI